A single genomic interval of halophilic archaeon DL31 harbors:
- a CDS encoding Amidase (PFAM: Amidase~KEGG: htu:Htur_4354 amidase), producing MRDLTQEDVHVYANRARVDQSRIDPESQLPAIKAQDELISKLDELDAPSAPERQHWEPKEADDPYAAFLTRCDLHRTDTGLLAGRTIAVKDNIAVAGVPMTCGSPLLADHVPDEDATVVDRLLDAGGRIVGKANMDEFALGGDADAMRFRLARNPNNPDHQPGGSSAGSGVAVANDQVDVALGTDTGGSVRFPASFCGVVGLKPSRGLVPLTGFVQFSKLNDEIGVLSKTVTDAAQTLAAIAGPDSRDEATRGATSGTYVDTVQDVEAVDGNDLTVGVPAELFGGDPAVDERVRIAIDEVADAGATIRDVTIPDFEYAIPAWWAIAMTEVASYVDANGVNYWQRSESSAELVAAIAEAFAERSGELGGYTADVLVYGQHLLAAYDNEYYARAQRARKLVTEGVDTALENVDVLACPTTPMTAPAWDGENYLEDDTLDEAVRTTGPFNLTGHPAVSVPCGDVDGLPVGLQFIGRRDDDAGVLRAAAIWEALSESA from the coding sequence ATGCGCGACCTCACTCAAGAGGATGTCCACGTGTACGCGAATCGGGCGCGGGTGGATCAGTCCAGAATCGACCCGGAGAGCCAACTCCCGGCCATCAAGGCCCAAGACGAACTTATCAGCAAACTCGACGAACTCGACGCTCCCTCGGCGCCGGAGCGCCAACACTGGGAACCGAAGGAGGCCGACGACCCGTACGCGGCGTTTCTCACGCGCTGTGACCTGCACCGAACGGACACGGGGCTCCTCGCAGGCCGAACCATCGCGGTGAAGGACAATATCGCCGTCGCCGGCGTTCCGATGACGTGTGGCTCGCCGCTGCTGGCGGATCACGTGCCGGATGAGGACGCGACTGTCGTTGACCGGCTGCTCGACGCAGGCGGGCGAATCGTCGGCAAGGCGAACATGGACGAGTTCGCCCTCGGGGGCGATGCCGACGCGATGCGGTTCCGGCTGGCGCGGAACCCGAACAATCCCGATCACCAGCCCGGCGGCTCCTCAGCCGGCAGTGGGGTCGCGGTAGCAAACGATCAGGTCGACGTCGCTCTGGGCACCGACACCGGCGGTTCGGTCCGATTTCCGGCGTCGTTCTGTGGCGTCGTGGGCCTCAAACCCAGCCGTGGCCTCGTCCCTCTGACCGGGTTCGTGCAGTTCTCCAAGCTCAACGACGAGATCGGTGTGCTCTCGAAAACGGTGACGGATGCTGCCCAGACGCTCGCCGCAATCGCCGGTCCCGACTCACGGGACGAGGCCACGCGGGGCGCGACGTCGGGGACGTACGTCGACACGGTCCAGGACGTCGAGGCCGTGGACGGCAACGATCTCACAGTCGGCGTCCCCGCGGAGCTTTTCGGCGGCGATCCGGCCGTCGATGAGCGGGTGCGGATAGCCATCGACGAGGTGGCAGACGCGGGGGCGACGATCCGCGACGTCACAATTCCCGACTTCGAGTACGCGATCCCGGCCTGGTGGGCCATCGCGATGACCGAGGTCGCGTCCTACGTCGACGCCAACGGAGTGAACTACTGGCAGCGCTCCGAGTCGAGCGCCGAGCTAGTGGCCGCGATTGCCGAGGCCTTCGCGGAGCGCTCGGGAGAACTGGGCGGGTACACCGCTGACGTGCTCGTCTACGGCCAGCACCTACTGGCAGCGTACGATAACGAGTACTACGCGAGGGCACAGCGCGCACGCAAGCTGGTAACTGAGGGCGTCGATACCGCGCTCGAGAACGTCGATGTGCTCGCGTGCCCGACGACGCCGATGACTGCCCCGGCGTGGGACGGGGAGAACTATCTTGAAGACGACACACTGGACGAAGCAGTCAGAACGACCGGGCCGTTCAACCTAACGGGGCATCCCGCGGTGTCGGTCCCGTGTGGCGACGTCGACGGCCTCCCGGTCGGGCTCCAGTTCATCGGGCGACGTGATGACGACGCAGGCGTGCTTCGGGCGGCCGCGATCTGGGAGGCGCTCAGCGAATCGGCGTGA
- a CDS encoding peptidase M28 (PFAM: Peptidase M28~KEGG: tro:trd_1563 peptidase, M28 family) yields the protein MSRRLYEAGAPRVSGVDADIVEAVSTEEPWQLIERFAELVRVSGTDDEREAAAYLTDRLNSFGVAHDIFRPELYLSTPYGASIETNDGWTAETVKTVSFSASGETEGQLVYVENDAEMDSIEAMLSVSLDGLDEDLSGKVVMSESIIPISAIEELTERGAEAFIGIHPHKREPHEGIVTPVWGGAPPYSDRGQIPDLLVANVSQREGQALREGAASGVNVSVSAETETGWQEAPLMLARIPGEAAPETDEFVLAHGHLDSWHVGVTDNATGNATLLELARVLDDHREHLHRDVWIAWWPGHSTGRYAGSTWFADEFAQDLADRCVAHVNIDSPGVADATEYDERVKWMAGVHDIAASTIEDVSGKETVKRRPPRAGDYSFNNLGVPGMSLQSSIPESVRAERGYHPVGGSGGHADAWHLTTDTIEKADPDVLVRDTEVYTLATARLSRADLPADPVRTIDTFRSFVVAYDDGSSFDLQPMLTALEELRTATTDHLSEADQYTDEIDRLVKTLTRMNFAVGGEFDQDPAEGRPAVPRLAKVEQLPELDGDDERFLELELHRARNQIVADLRRLTESL from the coding sequence ATGAGTCGACGGTTGTACGAGGCCGGGGCGCCTAGGGTATCGGGAGTCGACGCCGACATCGTCGAGGCGGTATCGACGGAGGAGCCGTGGCAGCTCATTGAACGGTTCGCCGAGCTGGTGCGCGTCTCCGGGACCGACGACGAGCGGGAGGCGGCAGCCTATCTGACCGACCGTCTCAATTCGTTCGGCGTCGCCCACGACATATTCCGTCCGGAGCTCTACCTGAGCACGCCATACGGAGCGAGCATCGAGACGAACGACGGTTGGACGGCAGAGACGGTCAAAACCGTCTCGTTCTCCGCGAGCGGGGAGACCGAGGGGCAACTGGTCTACGTCGAGAACGACGCGGAAATGGACTCTATCGAGGCTATGCTCTCGGTTTCCTTGGACGGCCTCGACGAGGACCTCTCGGGGAAGGTGGTGATGAGTGAGTCGATCATCCCGATCAGCGCGATCGAGGAACTCACCGAACGCGGTGCCGAGGCATTCATCGGGATCCATCCCCACAAACGAGAGCCCCACGAGGGCATTGTCACTCCGGTCTGGGGCGGCGCGCCGCCGTATTCGGATCGGGGCCAGATTCCTGATCTCCTCGTCGCGAATGTCTCCCAACGCGAAGGACAGGCGCTCCGGGAAGGGGCTGCAAGCGGCGTCAACGTGTCCGTCTCTGCGGAGACGGAAACGGGATGGCAAGAGGCCCCGCTCATGCTCGCACGCATTCCCGGCGAGGCGGCGCCGGAGACCGACGAGTTCGTGCTGGCGCACGGGCATCTTGACTCGTGGCACGTTGGTGTGACTGACAACGCGACCGGGAACGCGACGCTGCTGGAACTGGCGCGCGTGCTCGATGACCACCGCGAGCATCTCCACCGAGACGTTTGGATTGCGTGGTGGCCGGGACACTCGACCGGGCGATACGCCGGGTCGACGTGGTTCGCCGACGAGTTCGCACAGGACCTGGCTGACCGCTGTGTCGCGCACGTGAACATCGACTCCCCGGGCGTCGCTGACGCGACTGAGTACGATGAGCGCGTGAAATGGATGGCCGGCGTCCACGATATCGCGGCCAGTACAATTGAGGACGTGAGCGGCAAAGAGACGGTGAAACGGCGACCGCCACGGGCTGGGGACTACTCGTTCAACAACCTTGGCGTTCCGGGGATGTCGCTGCAGTCCTCCATCCCGGAGTCCGTCCGTGCAGAGCGCGGCTACCACCCGGTCGGTGGCTCGGGCGGCCACGCGGACGCGTGGCATCTCACGACCGACACGATCGAGAAAGCCGACCCCGACGTCTTGGTCCGGGATACCGAAGTGTATACGCTCGCGACCGCCCGGCTTAGCCGAGCTGACCTGCCGGCCGATCCGGTGCGGACAATCGACACTTTTCGGTCCTTTGTCGTAGCGTACGACGACGGCAGTTCATTCGACCTCCAACCGATGCTCACGGCGCTGGAGGAACTCCGGACGGCGACGACCGACCACCTGAGCGAGGCTGACCAGTACACCGACGAGATCGACCGGCTGGTGAAGACGCTCACGCGGATGAACTTCGCCGTTGGCGGGGAGTTCGACCAGGACCCCGCTGAAGGTCGGCCTGCGGTCCCGCGGCTCGCTAAGGTCGAACAGCTGCCCGAACTTGACGGCGACGATGAGCGGTTCCTTGAACTAGAGCTTCACCGCGCGCGCAACCAGATAGTTGCCGACCTCCGGCGCCTGACGGAGTCGCTGTAG
- a CDS encoding ABC-type transporter, periplasmic subunit (PFAM: Bacterial extracellular solute-binding protein, family 5~KEGG: hvo:HVO_B0122 ABC-type transport system periplasmic substrate-binding protein (probable substrate dipeptides/oligopeptides)): MSERHRHKNRRTFLQAAASAGIIGLAGCAGGDNGDGTASQTPASTDTDSGMTESEKGGTLKFAQTSSPVELDPVNNSGGNYSIMLKNLVYDPVLGYDRNTNLVPILAEEVPTLEGNEFTLNLDPDATFHNGDQVTTEDVKYTFEATIEEETSYSSNFSVVDTIEIEDDTTAHFTLTEPYVPILHAIAHHVAPKSVREKNPEAFGIDTFVGAGPFQVTEFVENDHATMEGWDDYWGVGQPHLDEVTFTPINEPTNRVTQLQTGEQDVINRIPPQFWNTVNNMGDAEVLSGPSLSYQFAAFNQNEGECAKRDVRLAIDHCVNLDQTVEQYIKPGGGRMYSPLPASVAKAWDMPLEKWENSWSEKDIDRAKELFDQAGVPDDWTCNIIVSSTEKRRQSAVSIANGIQEAGYDAQVQYLDFATMLDRFNSGDASQVNIYLLGWTRAPDPDRFLYELLHIDGAFQGQYYDNDRFNELLEEARVTADREQRREMYIEAIDLFVEDRVHLPLYYTSVSMGVKNYVKGLKTHPISTYNPYLYGNRNNTHADTEGSNVWVDR; encoded by the coding sequence ATGTCAGAGAGACACAGGCACAAAAACCGACGCACGTTCCTGCAAGCAGCAGCGTCGGCAGGAATCATCGGCCTTGCCGGCTGTGCCGGTGGAGACAACGGAGACGGCACCGCGTCACAGACACCGGCATCCACGGACACCGACTCCGGGATGACGGAGTCGGAGAAAGGAGGGACGCTGAAGTTCGCCCAGACGTCCTCACCGGTGGAACTCGACCCCGTCAACAACAGCGGTGGGAACTACTCCATCATGCTGAAGAACCTGGTGTACGACCCGGTGCTCGGTTACGACCGGAACACCAACCTCGTCCCGATTCTAGCCGAAGAGGTCCCGACCCTCGAAGGCAACGAGTTCACCCTCAACCTCGATCCCGACGCGACGTTCCACAACGGCGACCAGGTCACCACCGAGGACGTGAAGTACACCTTCGAGGCGACAATCGAAGAGGAGACGAGCTACTCCTCGAACTTCAGCGTCGTGGATACAATCGAGATAGAAGACGACACCACGGCACACTTCACGCTAACCGAACCATACGTCCCGATTCTCCACGCGATCGCTCACCACGTGGCCCCGAAGAGCGTTCGAGAAAAAAACCCCGAGGCATTCGGAATCGACACCTTCGTCGGCGCAGGCCCGTTCCAAGTGACGGAGTTCGTCGAGAACGACCATGCCACCATGGAGGGCTGGGACGACTACTGGGGCGTCGGCCAGCCACATTTGGACGAGGTGACGTTTACGCCGATTAACGAGCCGACCAATCGGGTTACACAGCTCCAGACCGGCGAGCAGGACGTCATCAACCGCATCCCGCCACAGTTCTGGAACACTGTCAACAACATGGGCGACGCGGAGGTGCTATCGGGGCCGTCCCTGAGCTACCAGTTCGCAGCGTTCAACCAGAACGAGGGTGAGTGTGCGAAACGGGACGTCCGCCTCGCCATCGACCACTGCGTGAACCTCGACCAGACGGTCGAGCAGTACATCAAGCCGGGCGGCGGCCGGATGTACAGCCCGCTGCCAGCGTCAGTCGCCAAGGCGTGGGACATGCCGCTCGAGAAGTGGGAGAACAGCTGGTCGGAGAAGGACATCGACCGTGCCAAAGAGCTGTTCGACCAGGCCGGGGTCCCGGACGACTGGACCTGTAACATCATCGTCTCCTCGACGGAGAAGCGCCGACAGAGCGCTGTCTCCATCGCGAACGGCATTCAGGAGGCCGGCTACGACGCACAGGTCCAGTATCTCGACTTCGCGACGATGCTTGACCGGTTCAACTCCGGCGACGCCAGCCAGGTCAACATCTACCTCCTTGGCTGGACGCGCGCCCCCGACCCGGACCGGTTCCTCTACGAACTGCTCCACATCGACGGCGCGTTTCAGGGGCAGTACTACGACAACGACCGGTTCAACGAACTCTTGGAAGAGGCACGTGTCACCGCTGACCGTGAGCAACGCCGTGAGATGTACATTGAGGCCATCGACCTGTTCGTCGAGGACCGCGTCCACCTCCCGCTCTACTACACGTCCGTCTCCATGGGTGTCAAGAACTACGTCAAGGGCCTGAAGACCCACCCCATCTCGACGTACAATCCCTACCTCTACGGAAACCGGAACAACACGCACGCGGACACGGAAGGGTCGAACGTCTGGGTCGACCGCTAA
- a CDS encoding ABC-type transporter, integral membrane subunit (PFAM: Binding-protein-dependent transport systems inner membrane component~KEGG: hbo:Hbor_05900 ABC dipeptide/oligopeptide/nickel transporter, permease component) encodes MSHLQYSVKRLLQAIPVLLGITSITFLLINAMPGSPVEVMLGPTATEEMIESARVRYGFDQPLHIRYVKYIIAVLGGDLGRSIHYGVPVTTKILERLPVTLLLLVSSFTFAISVAIPLGIASARRRNQPIDHASRVVSLIGVSTPNFWIGLVLIIVFGYYLQILPSNGLVMPFTPISEVSGADSRLDVLVETLRSLIMPTIALGTLQMAAISRIERSSMLEVLGRDYIKLARAFGVKESVISRKHAFRNAQLPVVTIIGLQLTSALGGAVLTETVFNINGMGRLIIQAIRTQDYALIMGTTLFFGFMFVVGTLLTDLTYAYLDPRVTYDGE; translated from the coding sequence ATGTCACACTTACAATACTCTGTTAAACGGTTACTGCAGGCGATTCCGGTGTTGCTGGGCATCACGTCGATAACGTTCCTCCTGATCAACGCGATGCCCGGGTCGCCGGTCGAAGTGATGCTCGGGCCAACTGCGACAGAGGAGATGATCGAGAGCGCGCGGGTGCGCTACGGCTTCGACCAACCGCTCCACATCCGGTACGTCAAATACATCATCGCCGTGCTGGGAGGCGACCTGGGCCGGAGCATCCACTACGGAGTCCCGGTCACGACCAAGATCCTCGAACGGCTGCCGGTGACGCTCTTGCTGCTGGTGTCGAGTTTCACGTTCGCCATCAGCGTCGCCATCCCGTTAGGCATCGCCTCTGCGCGGCGGCGGAACCAACCGATCGACCATGCCTCGCGTGTTGTCTCGCTTATTGGCGTCAGCACCCCGAACTTCTGGATCGGACTCGTGCTCATCATCGTGTTTGGCTATTATCTCCAGATACTCCCGTCGAACGGGTTGGTGATGCCCTTCACACCGATTTCGGAGGTCTCCGGTGCGGATTCCAGACTCGACGTGCTGGTCGAGACCCTTCGGAGCCTGATCATGCCGACGATAGCGCTCGGGACCCTTCAGATGGCGGCCATCTCACGCATCGAGCGCTCCTCGATGCTGGAGGTGCTCGGGCGTGACTACATCAAACTCGCGCGCGCGTTCGGCGTCAAGGAGTCGGTCATCAGCCGAAAGCACGCCTTCAGGAACGCACAGCTCCCAGTCGTCACCATCATCGGCCTCCAGCTCACCTCCGCCCTCGGTGGCGCCGTGCTGACAGAAACAGTGTTCAACATCAACGGGATGGGTCGACTCATTATTCAAGCGATACGGACCCAGGACTACGCACTCATAATGGGGACGACCCTATTCTTCGGGTTCATGTTCGTCGTCGGTACGCTACTGACCGACCTGACCTACGCGTATCTCGACCCTCGCGTCACCTACGACGGTGAATAG
- a CDS encoding ABC-type transporter, integral membrane subunit (PFAM: Binding-protein-dependent transport systems inner membrane component~KEGG: hje:HacjB3_01300 ABC-type transport system permease protein (probable substrate dipeptides/oligopeptides)) yields MSTESADTDPESEPEYEARVGGLHALSRLLDDTTAKISLVLIAIISAMALFAFIDAEFLDYQLASTYLYHPLRAEGGAQPLLPPVGLSNEFGTGVWAHPIGTDTRGRDLAVRILYGSRIAIQIALVSTTIGVVVGTIVGAVAGYYGGWVDDVLMRFVEILYSIPFLVLVIAFMAAFGRNLTYAMIGVSIISVPIFGRLIRSEVLSIREETYVEAAQAAGVKDRNILRRHIIPNSFAPVVVQTTLQMGTNILIVAGLSFLGFGAQPPTPSWGQMLSIARNYMLPAPWFSVWPGVAILVTVMAFNILGDGLRDTLDPRLNE; encoded by the coding sequence ATGTCTACAGAATCTGCAGATACGGACCCCGAGTCGGAACCGGAGTACGAAGCGCGTGTCGGCGGGCTCCACGCCCTCTCGCGGCTGCTCGACGACACGACAGCCAAAATCAGCCTCGTGCTCATCGCGATTATCTCTGCTATGGCGCTGTTCGCGTTCATCGACGCTGAGTTCCTCGATTACCAGCTCGCGAGCACGTATCTCTACCACCCGCTCCGTGCAGAGGGCGGGGCCCAGCCGCTCCTGCCACCGGTCGGTTTGAGCAACGAGTTCGGCACCGGTGTCTGGGCCCACCCGATCGGTACCGACACGCGAGGGCGGGATCTCGCCGTCCGAATCCTCTATGGCTCCCGCATCGCCATTCAGATCGCCCTCGTCTCTACGACCATCGGCGTCGTCGTCGGCACCATCGTGGGAGCGGTTGCCGGCTACTACGGCGGCTGGGTCGACGACGTGCTGATGCGCTTCGTCGAGATCCTCTACTCGATCCCATTTCTTGTGCTCGTCATCGCGTTCATGGCGGCGTTCGGCCGGAATCTCACCTACGCAATGATCGGGGTGAGTATCATCTCGGTCCCCATCTTCGGGCGGCTGATCCGCTCGGAGGTGTTGAGCATCCGTGAGGAGACGTACGTCGAGGCCGCACAGGCCGCCGGTGTCAAGGACCGCAACATCCTCCGTCGCCACATCATCCCGAACAGTTTTGCCCCCGTCGTGGTTCAGACCACGCTCCAGATGGGGACGAACATCCTCATCGTCGCCGGACTCTCTTTCCTCGGGTTCGGCGCTCAGCCGCCGACACCCTCCTGGGGCCAGATGCTCTCTATCGCACGAAACTACATGCTCCCGGCCCCGTGGTTCTCCGTCTGGCCAGGGGTCGCCATCCTCGTCACGGTGATGGCGTTCAATATCCTCGGTGACGGCCTGCGTGACACGCTCGATCCACGTCTCAATGAGTGA
- a CDS encoding oligopeptide/dipeptide ABC transporter, ATPase subunit (SMART: ATPase, AAA+ type, core~TIGRFAM: Oligopeptide/dipeptide ABC transporter, ATP-binding protein, C-terminal~KEGG: htu:Htur_3695 oligopeptide/dipeptide ABC transporter, ATPase subunit~PFAM: ABC transporter-like; Oligopeptide/dipeptide ABC transporter, C-terminal), with product MTTDTPLLRVENLQTQFNTAEGTVRAVDGISFEVHEGETVGLVGESGAGKSVAISSVLRLVESPGEIVGGEVQFRGESLISFEEGPNGEPRPAPEMLSDKEMRERIRGREIATIFQDPMESLNPVFTVGGQLQEFIEINRDLPPKDARDVAIETLREVDIPKPEDRFGDYPHEFSGGMRQRVLIAMAMACQPSLILADEPTTALDVTVEGEILNLVSTLQEEYGTSLVWVTHDLAVVADICDRVNVMYLGQIAEQAEVNELFYNTKHPYTQALLNSVPRPDKTVESLNPIKGVMPEAINPPSGCRFHPRCPDAREICREINPDPRDVSETSVVHNAACVKHDVFDVGYNASTPIQGAEDEFGEDLQVTEETQ from the coding sequence ATGACAACTGATACGCCACTACTCCGCGTCGAAAACCTCCAGACACAGTTCAACACGGCTGAAGGCACCGTCCGCGCCGTCGACGGCATCTCCTTCGAGGTCCACGAGGGCGAGACAGTCGGGCTGGTCGGCGAATCCGGCGCCGGGAAATCCGTCGCCATCTCGAGTGTGCTCCGACTGGTCGAATCACCCGGCGAAATTGTTGGAGGCGAGGTACAGTTCAGAGGTGAGTCACTCATCAGCTTCGAGGAGGGTCCGAACGGCGAGCCCCGTCCGGCCCCGGAAATGCTTTCGGACAAGGAGATGCGCGAGCGGATCCGGGGCCGCGAGATCGCGACCATCTTCCAGGACCCGATGGAGAGTCTCAACCCCGTCTTCACCGTCGGCGGCCAGCTGCAGGAGTTCATCGAGATCAACCGCGACCTCCCGCCGAAGGATGCCCGGGACGTGGCCATCGAGACGCTCCGCGAGGTCGACATTCCGAAACCGGAAGACCGGTTCGGCGACTACCCCCACGAGTTCTCCGGCGGAATGCGCCAACGGGTTCTCATCGCCATGGCGATGGCCTGTCAGCCCTCACTGATTCTGGCCGACGAGCCGACGACCGCACTCGACGTGACCGTCGAGGGGGAAATTCTGAACCTCGTCTCGACGCTCCAGGAGGAATATGGGACGAGTTTGGTCTGGGTCACACACGACCTCGCGGTCGTCGCCGACATCTGCGACCGCGTGAACGTGATGTATCTGGGCCAGATCGCGGAACAGGCCGAGGTGAACGAACTGTTCTACAACACGAAACACCCCTATACGCAGGCACTGCTGAACTCCGTCCCGCGACCTGACAAGACCGTCGAATCGCTCAATCCCATCAAAGGGGTCATGCCGGAAGCGATCAACCCGCCGTCAGGCTGCCGGTTCCACCCACGATGTCCGGACGCTCGCGAAATCTGTCGCGAGATCAACCCTGACCCGCGCGACGTGAGTGAGACGTCCGTCGTCCATAACGCGGCCTGCGTGAAACACGACGTGTTCGATGTGGGCTACAATGCCAGCACGCCGATTCAGGGGGCCGAGGACGAGTTCGGTGAGGACCTGCAGGTAACGGAGGAGACACAATGA
- a CDS encoding oligopeptide/dipeptide ABC transporter, ATPase subunit (SMART: ATPase, AAA+ type, core~TIGRFAM: Oligopeptide/dipeptide ABC transporter, ATP-binding protein, C-terminal~KEGG: htu:Htur_3696 oligopeptide/dipeptide ABC transporter, ATPase subunit~PFAM: ABC transporter-like; Oligopeptide/dipeptide ABC transporter, C-terminal), translating into MSESSSTEPILRVQNLTKHFSTSSDLLDGIELDFDGGFPLKRRTESVRAVDDVSFEIERGETLGLVGESGCGKSTLGRTILRLLKPTDGAIYFKGRDIAELGKEELRRTRKDQQMIFQDPQSSLNPRMKVGPIVEEPMQAHDLHDEEGREQRARELLEAVGLDPQHYNRYPHQFSGGQRQRINLARALSVDPDFIVCDEPTSALDASIQAQVLNTMRELQDEFNLTYLFISHDLSVIRHISDRVAVMYLGHIVELAEKEELFENPQHPYTRSLLSAIPVPDPAMAGSRTILQGDVPNPVSPPSGCRFRTRCPELIAPEGYDLTEYDWAAIREFMRAVERRSFDLDNRTAIEEEFFDGTGMNRGARAIVDEALDQIDDNEWEAAAALLNESFAQQSICAQERPAYELDSASGGTRFAACHLHRE; encoded by the coding sequence ATGAGCGAGTCATCCAGCACGGAGCCGATCCTCCGTGTCCAGAACCTCACAAAGCATTTCTCGACGAGTAGCGACCTGCTCGACGGGATCGAACTCGACTTCGATGGCGGCTTCCCGCTCAAACGTCGGACCGAGAGCGTCCGGGCCGTCGACGATGTCTCCTTCGAGATCGAGCGCGGCGAGACGCTTGGCCTCGTAGGGGAGTCCGGCTGTGGCAAATCCACGCTTGGACGGACGATTCTCCGGCTACTGAAGCCGACCGACGGTGCCATCTATTTCAAGGGCCGGGACATTGCCGAACTCGGCAAAGAGGAACTGCGGCGGACGCGGAAGGACCAGCAGATGATCTTTCAGGACCCGCAGTCCTCGCTGAACCCGCGGATGAAAGTCGGGCCGATCGTCGAGGAGCCGATGCAGGCCCACGACCTCCACGACGAGGAGGGCCGGGAGCAGCGGGCCCGGGAACTACTGGAGGCAGTCGGGCTCGACCCACAGCATTACAACCGCTACCCCCATCAGTTCTCCGGCGGCCAGCGCCAGCGAATCAACCTCGCCCGCGCGCTCTCGGTTGACCCGGACTTCATCGTCTGTGACGAGCCGACGAGCGCGCTCGACGCCTCGATTCAGGCGCAGGTGCTCAACACGATGCGGGAGCTGCAGGACGAGTTCAACCTCACATACCTCTTTATCAGCCACGACCTCTCGGTGATCCGGCACATATCCGACCGCGTCGCGGTGATGTATCTCGGTCACATCGTGGAGCTGGCCGAGAAGGAGGAGCTGTTCGAGAACCCTCAACACCCCTATACGCGCTCACTCCTCTCAGCCATCCCGGTTCCTGATCCCGCTATGGCCGGCTCCCGGACCATCCTGCAGGGCGACGTTCCCAACCCGGTCAGCCCACCGTCTGGCTGTCGATTCCGGACGCGCTGTCCTGAACTCATCGCCCCAGAGGGGTACGACCTCACCGAATATGACTGGGCCGCTATCCGGGAGTTCATGCGCGCGGTCGAGCGGCGGTCCTTCGACCTCGACAACCGGACGGCCATCGAGGAGGAGTTTTTTGACGGGACGGGGATGAATAGGGGCGCTCGAGCCATCGTCGATGAGGCGCTCGATCAGATCGACGACAATGAGTGGGAGGCGGCCGCCGCCTTGCTCAACGAGTCGTTCGCTCAACAGAGCATCTGCGCGCAGGAACGTCCCGCCTACGAACTCGACTCGGCCAGCGGCGGCACCCGCTTTGCCGCCTGTCACCTCCACCGGGAGTAG
- a CDS encoding DoxX family protein (PFAM: DoxX~KEGG: hla:Hlac_2221 DoxX family protein), with the protein MTNTSDDGPSRVGRIALGLGLALQASEDFRDPEGSIEYAESAGVPMPELLAPFASGMMVVAGVCIALWRLPRLATGAAATFLTAISLTMHDFWNEDPEDRKSDRLAFFGNLAMLGGVLIALREAFR; encoded by the coding sequence ATGACGAACACCAGCGACGATGGACCGAGTCGAGTCGGACGTATCGCACTCGGCCTGGGGCTCGCACTCCAGGCCTCCGAAGATTTCCGGGACCCCGAGGGAAGCATCGAGTATGCCGAATCGGCGGGCGTGCCGATGCCGGAGCTGCTGGCTCCGTTTGCCTCGGGGATGATGGTCGTTGCCGGCGTCTGTATCGCGCTCTGGCGACTCCCCCGGCTGGCAACGGGCGCGGCCGCAACGTTCCTGACGGCGATCAGCCTCACGATGCACGACTTCTGGAACGAGGACCCTGAGGACCGCAAGAGTGACCGCCTCGCGTTCTTCGGCAACCTCGCGATGCTCGGTGGCGTGCTTATCGCTCTGCGGGAAGCGTTCCGTTGA